The following coding sequences lie in one Prosthecobacter vanneervenii genomic window:
- a CDS encoding SDR family oxidoreductase encodes MPAPSSAAPRTVLVTGASTGIGAACARTLAARGWRVFAGVRKLADGEALAAGSEGRIIPLQLDVTNRDQIQSVVREISAQCGEAGLQGVVNNAGIALAGPLEFMPLDAFQRQFDVNVLGLVAVTQAVLPLIRKSRGRVVLMGSNSGFMCEPFLAGYGATKHAVEAIADSLRIELRPWGIEVALIEPGAIKTPIWSKSREAAEQLFVGMPPECEKLYAAPISALRKMVEKIPSSAIPPERVAGAVAHALESRRPRTRYPVGLDSIAGSLLVRIIPDRWLDWIIRKVMGL; translated from the coding sequence ATGCCAGCCCCCAGCTCCGCCGCACCACGCACCGTCCTTGTCACTGGAGCCTCCACGGGCATCGGCGCGGCCTGTGCGCGCACGCTGGCGGCGCGCGGCTGGCGGGTTTTTGCCGGAGTGCGCAAGCTGGCCGATGGCGAGGCGCTGGCCGCAGGCAGCGAGGGGCGCATCATCCCGCTGCAGCTTGATGTGACCAACCGTGACCAGATCCAGTCTGTGGTGCGGGAAATCAGCGCGCAGTGCGGCGAGGCCGGGCTGCAGGGCGTGGTGAACAACGCCGGGATCGCCCTGGCAGGGCCGCTGGAGTTCATGCCGCTGGATGCCTTTCAGCGGCAGTTTGACGTGAACGTCTTGGGCCTCGTGGCCGTGACGCAGGCGGTGCTGCCGCTCATCCGCAAATCACGCGGGCGCGTGGTGCTCATGGGGTCCAATTCCGGCTTCATGTGCGAGCCCTTTCTGGCAGGCTACGGCGCCACCAAGCACGCCGTGGAGGCCATCGCCGACTCCCTGCGCATCGAGCTGCGCCCCTGGGGCATCGAGGTGGCGCTGATCGAGCCCGGAGCCATCAAGACGCCCATCTGGAGCAAATCGCGCGAGGCCGCCGAGCAGCTCTTTGTGGGCATGCCGCCGGAGTGCGAAAAGCTCTACGCCGCCCCCATTTCCGCGCTGCGCAAGATGGTGGAAAAGATCCCCTCCAGCGCCATCCCGCCCGAGCGGGTGGCAGGTGCCGTGGCCCACGCCCTGGAATCCCGCAGGCCTCGCACCCGCTACCCGGTGGGGCTCGACTCCATCGCAGGCTCCCTGCTCGTCCGCATCATCCCCGACCGCTGGCTGGACTGGATCATCCGCAAGGTGATGGGGCTGTGA
- a CDS encoding aminotransferase class I/II-fold pyridoxal phosphate-dependent enzyme, producing MPTSHAPSSLPLFDKVRKFRAVGDLQAVREAGIYPYFREISSAQDTEVIINGQQVLMLGSNSYLGLTNDPRIKEAVCEAVQKYGSGCAGSRFLNGTLDIHVQLERELAQLMKKEDVLLYSTGFQVNLGVISAIVGREDCILADRANHASLAAGCQMSPGKTFLFSHNDMTSLARRLAHLPPEAPKIIVVDGVFSMEGDIIKLPELVKLAKQYDAVIMVDDAHSLGVLGEHGSGTASHFGLVDDVHLIMGTFSKSLASLGGFIAGDSDTIDYLRHHSRPLVFSASMSPANVAAALAALRIMISEPERMQQLWANTARMKQGLLSAGFTLGATETPILPVYVRDTMKTFAFCRRLQDEGVFVNPVIPPGVPPGEEILRVSLMATHTFAQIDRALEKFQMVGKELGII from the coding sequence ATGCCCACATCTCACGCTCCTTCCTCCCTGCCGTTGTTTGACAAGGTCCGTAAATTCCGAGCGGTGGGAGACCTTCAGGCTGTGCGTGAAGCAGGCATCTACCCCTACTTCCGGGAGATCTCCTCCGCGCAGGACACCGAGGTCATCATCAATGGCCAGCAGGTGCTCATGCTGGGCTCCAACAGCTACCTGGGCCTGACCAATGACCCGCGCATCAAGGAGGCCGTGTGCGAGGCCGTGCAGAAGTACGGCAGCGGTTGTGCGGGCTCCCGCTTTCTCAATGGCACGCTGGACATTCATGTGCAGCTGGAGCGCGAGCTGGCGCAGCTCATGAAAAAAGAAGACGTGTTGCTCTACAGCACCGGCTTTCAGGTGAATCTGGGTGTCATCAGCGCCATCGTGGGGCGGGAGGACTGCATCCTCGCCGACCGCGCCAACCACGCCAGCCTCGCCGCTGGCTGCCAGATGTCTCCAGGCAAGACCTTCCTCTTTTCCCACAATGACATGACCTCCCTGGCGCGCCGCCTGGCGCATCTGCCCCCGGAGGCCCCCAAGATCATCGTGGTGGACGGCGTCTTCAGCATGGAGGGAGACATCATCAAGCTGCCCGAACTGGTGAAACTGGCCAAGCAGTACGATGCCGTCATCATGGTGGACGACGCGCACAGTCTCGGCGTGCTCGGTGAGCACGGCTCCGGCACCGCGTCCCACTTTGGCCTGGTGGACGATGTGCACCTCATCATGGGCACCTTCAGCAAATCGCTCGCCAGCCTGGGCGGCTTCATCGCGGGGGATTCAGACACCATCGACTACCTGCGCCACCACTCCCGCCCGCTCGTCTTCAGCGCCAGCATGAGCCCCGCCAACGTGGCCGCCGCGCTCGCTGCGCTGCGCATCATGATCTCCGAGCCCGAGCGCATGCAGCAGCTCTGGGCCAATACCGCCCGCATGAAGCAGGGGCTGCTCAGCGCTGGGTTCACGCTCGGTGCCACGGAGACGCCCATCCTGCCCGTCTATGTGCGCGATACCATGAAGACCTTCGCCTTCTGCCGCCGCCTGCAGGACGAAGGCGTGTTTGTCAATCCTGTCATTCCCCCCGGCGTGCCGCCCGGAGAGGAGATCCTGCGCGTCAGCCTCATGGCCACGCACACCTTTGCGCAGATCGACCGCGCGCTGGAGAAGTTCCAGATGGTGGGCAAGGAACTTGGGATTATCTGA
- a CDS encoding NupC/NupG family nucleoside CNT transporter, with product MSRLICLLGLVVFVALAWALSEKRRLFPWRAVLSGLGLQLVFGLLILRTQMGHDAFALMDKVFRRLLGFANEGIGLVFGPLGGATTLEGAFGKGNGLILALTITGTIILVSALSSFLYHYGILQWVVKQAAWVMRRLMRTSGSETLAAAANIFMGQTEAPLVIKPYLARMTRSELMCLMVGGMATIAGGVLAAYVSFGISAGHLLTASVMSAPAALMMSKILLPETEESETAHGANKPIERETANGIDALCTGASDGMKLAINVVAMLIAFVAVVALFNYLLSLGLRAFGQNVPQPMQLILGWINAPCAWLMGVPWAECGQVGALLGERVVLNEFFSYLHLSQQSSTLSPRSVEITTYALCGFANFGSIAIQIGGIGALIPQRRGELAQLGLKAMAGGLLACYCTACIAGLLL from the coding sequence ATGTCCCGCCTCATCTGTCTCCTTGGTCTCGTGGTGTTTGTGGCGCTGGCGTGGGCGCTTTCAGAGAAGCGGCGGCTTTTCCCGTGGCGGGCGGTGCTTTCCGGGCTGGGGCTGCAGCTCGTGTTTGGCCTGCTGATCCTGCGCACGCAGATGGGGCACGATGCCTTTGCGCTGATGGACAAAGTCTTCCGCCGCCTGCTGGGCTTTGCCAATGAGGGCATCGGGCTGGTGTTTGGACCGCTGGGCGGGGCCACCACACTGGAGGGGGCCTTTGGCAAAGGAAACGGGCTCATCCTGGCGCTGACGATCACGGGCACCATCATCCTCGTGTCGGCCCTCTCGTCCTTTCTCTACCACTACGGCATCCTGCAGTGGGTGGTGAAGCAGGCCGCGTGGGTCATGCGTCGCCTCATGCGCACCAGCGGCAGCGAGACGCTGGCGGCTGCGGCGAATATCTTCATGGGCCAGACCGAGGCACCGCTCGTGATCAAGCCCTACCTCGCACGCATGACGCGCAGCGAGCTCATGTGCCTGATGGTGGGCGGCATGGCCACCATCGCCGGTGGTGTGCTGGCGGCCTATGTGTCCTTTGGCATCTCAGCGGGGCATCTGCTCACGGCTTCCGTGATGAGCGCGCCGGCTGCGCTGATGATGTCCAAGATCCTGCTGCCGGAAACTGAGGAGAGCGAGACCGCGCACGGAGCCAACAAGCCCATCGAACGCGAAACCGCCAACGGCATCGACGCCCTCTGCACCGGAGCCAGCGACGGCATGAAGCTGGCCATCAATGTGGTGGCTATGCTCATCGCCTTTGTCGCGGTGGTGGCGCTTTTTAACTACCTGCTGTCGCTGGGTCTGCGTGCCTTTGGGCAGAATGTACCGCAGCCCATGCAGCTCATCCTCGGGTGGATCAATGCGCCCTGCGCCTGGCTCATGGGCGTGCCTTGGGCGGAGTGCGGCCAGGTGGGCGCGCTGCTGGGAGAGCGCGTGGTCTTGAACGAATTTTTCTCCTACCTGCACCTCAGCCAGCAGAGCAGCACGCTCTCGCCACGGAGCGTGGAGATCACCACCTACGCTCTGTGTGGGTTTGCCAACTTTGGCAGCATCGCCATCCAGATCGGCGGCATCGGCGCGCTGATCCCGCAGAGGCGCGGAGAGCTGGCCCAGCTCGGCCTCAAGGCCATGGCCGGCGGGCTGCTGGCGTGTTATTGCACCGCTTGTATCGCGGGATTGCTGCTTTAA
- a CDS encoding alpha/beta hydrolase has product MDAPVIPVTDTVCVNGQKKEKKVATLGFVEFDDQGQLWRDNYKNKDPKDPGHSELAVVLKALRERVAKGPVQLVIFVHGWNNNAKSLDAGNLQSFQETLKSIAKVNPNPFGVFISWRGMAMSFPTLIDIYNREAAALKIGQLEAAAAIEALCTTAKTNEKSRVIAVGHSLGAVILLRSVAHTLATQIAQASVEGAAKQPRSHKRPSVSPSADTVVLVNAADTAVQASQLVRVMQDYKVRFERNGREAPLLVSFTSEGDWATGWLYSSVTWISRYLLGSFMTASSGATSSRTQASATVTSVGWHTAIHSHKLEKIPSMRPKPCPTNTTKVCDASLAQRAEQLMKENLQPAGPRDPDVTVWLDPKMNNGKGGSGVLEAYQLVRTPGARNQTPYWIFPVPKFVVYNHTDVWNPNFIGLVTAIHNASRDHAASGRKSDPKAPQPPSRQQPIMKGQLFALPPQ; this is encoded by the coding sequence ATGGACGCGCCCGTCATCCCCGTGACAGATACTGTCTGCGTAAACGGGCAAAAGAAGGAAAAGAAAGTGGCCACGCTGGGCTTTGTGGAGTTTGACGACCAAGGGCAGCTTTGGCGGGACAACTACAAAAACAAAGACCCAAAGGATCCAGGCCACTCCGAGCTGGCTGTGGTGCTGAAGGCTCTGCGCGAGCGTGTGGCGAAAGGCCCCGTCCAGTTGGTCATCTTTGTGCACGGATGGAACAACAATGCCAAAAGTCTCGACGCGGGGAACCTGCAAAGTTTCCAGGAGACGCTCAAGAGCATCGCAAAGGTGAACCCCAATCCCTTTGGCGTCTTCATCAGCTGGCGTGGCATGGCCATGAGCTTCCCCACGCTGATCGATATTTACAATCGTGAGGCCGCCGCGCTGAAGATCGGGCAGTTGGAGGCGGCTGCCGCCATTGAGGCACTCTGCACCACTGCAAAGACGAATGAAAAAAGCCGTGTCATTGCCGTGGGGCATTCCCTGGGGGCCGTCATCCTGCTGCGCTCCGTGGCTCATACGCTGGCCACACAGATCGCCCAGGCTTCTGTGGAAGGCGCAGCCAAACAACCACGCTCTCATAAGCGCCCGTCAGTATCTCCCTCAGCCGACACCGTGGTGCTCGTCAACGCTGCAGACACCGCCGTGCAGGCATCCCAGCTGGTGCGGGTGATGCAGGACTATAAAGTCAGATTTGAGCGCAACGGCAGGGAGGCACCGCTTCTCGTGAGCTTCACCTCGGAGGGAGACTGGGCCACCGGCTGGCTCTATTCAAGCGTCACCTGGATCAGCCGCTATCTGCTCGGCTCCTTCATGACGGCCTCATCCGGCGCCACCTCCAGCAGAACGCAGGCAAGTGCCACCGTGACCTCTGTAGGCTGGCATACCGCCATCCACAGCCACAAACTGGAAAAGATCCCCTCCATGAGGCCAAAGCCCTGTCCGACCAACACCACGAAGGTGTGCGATGCGTCACTGGCCCAGCGTGCCGAGCAGCTCATGAAGGAGAACCTCCAGCCAGCTGGACCGAGAGATCCAGACGTCACCGTATGGCTCGATCCCAAAATGAATAACGGCAAGGGCGGCTCCGGCGTGCTCGAGGCCTACCAGCTCGTACGCACGCCCGGTGCACGCAATCAGACCCCCTACTGGATCTTCCCGGTACCAAAGTTTGTTGTCTACAACCACACAGACGTCTGGAACCCAAATTTCATCGGCCTCGTCACCGCCATCCACAACGCAAGCCGTGATCACGCTGCAAGCGGCAGGAAATCAGACCCGAAAGCACCGCAGCCCCCCTCCAGGCAGCAGCCCATCATGAAAGGCCAGCTGTTTGCCCTCCCGCCTCAATAA